A window of Paenibacillus phoenicis genomic DNA:
TGCTGCGTCCCAAGAACTTGAGCGTCTCCAGCCCGCGCAGCGAATCCACGAAGTGGTTCGACAACGTCCGGTACGATTTCAACTGCCGCTCAGTCTGCTTGCGCGCCGCCAGCCCGATCAGGATCATAAAGGCGATCAGAATCGGCATCGTAATCGTCAGGATGATCCCGGATGCCAGGTCGAGCCTATACACATAAGCCAAAATCAAGATCGGGGTGATTCCCGTGGCCAGCATGCGCGGCAGGAACAATTCCAGGTAATTGCGATACTTGGTCACCCCTTCAAGCACCAACGTCACCAAATTCCCGGTTCCCGCGGTCCCGGCAAAACGCGGCCCCAGCTGAAACAACTTCTCCAGCACCCGCTCCCGCAAGCTTCGTCCCGTCTCTTCGGCAAAAGCATACGCTATTTTCTGCTGCATCATGCCGCAGCCCTGACGGACGATAAAAGCAAGCAGGAACAAGCCGGCCCCGCCGGCTTGTTCCTGCAGCTTGGCCCCGGCAAACAGGGCGGAGATCACCTCCGCCAACCATTTGGCCTGCCAGATGATTGCAAAGCTCTGAACGAGGGTCAGCAAGGCCATGATCATCATGACCTGCTTGATCCCCGCGATTTTCATTAATCCGCGTCCCATTAATATTCTAAATGCTCCTTCTCGTGTACGCGTTTATGGAATACGAAATAGCTCCATATTTGATAGCCTAACACGAATGGCAATAAGCTGCATGCGACGATCGTCATGACTTTCAGCGAGTAGTGGCCGGAAGAAGCGGTATCGATCGTTAAGGAGAACGCATCGCTAATCGAGCTGACCATCACCCGTGGGAATAGCCCCACAAATACCGCAGCAATCGACAAAGCGATCATCGCACCGGTCATGCCAAACGCCCAGCCGTCTTTTTGCTTACGAATAAACCAGCCTGCCAGGACAAAAGCAACGACGCCCAGTACAGCCACCAGGCTGATCAGCAAGCCGCGCACTTCAAATACGTCGGTTTCGAAGTACGTCAGCACGCCAAAGATCACGAACAGGGCGGCCAGCGGAATAAGCAGCTTGTGAGCCAGCTTACGGGCACGTTCTTGCAAGCTGCCGGTCGTCCGCAAGGAGGCAAACAGCAGCCCGTGAACGAGGCACAGCATCACAACCGTGATCCCGCCGATCAACGTGTACAGGTTCACCATATCAAACAGTCCGGCCTTCATTTCCATGTCTTCGCCAATCGGCAAGCCCTTCAGCAGGCCGGAGAACACAACGCCCAGCAGGAACGGAGGCAACAGGCTGCCGAGGAAGATCGCCCAGTCCCAGGTGCCTTTCCATTTGCCGCTGTCCACCTTGCCGCGAAACTCAAAGGCAACGCCCCGCGCAATCAAGGCGAGAAGCAAAACGACAAGCGGTGTATAGTAGCCGCTGAACAACGTGGCGTACCAGTTCGGAAAAGCGGCGAACATCGCGCCACCGGCGGTCAGCAGCCAAACTTCGTTCGCATCCCAGAACGGGCCAATCGAGTTGATCAGAACCCGGCGTTCCATATCATTCTTGGCCAAAAACTTGGTGCTCATTCCCACCCCGAAGTCGAAGCCTTCCAAGAAGAAGAACCCCACAAACAACACCGCGACAAGGACAAACCAAAGCTCATTAAGAGACATGATATCCCTCCTTACCAAATGGATCCCCGACCTGATCACGGCTGGTGATGGCGATCTCATTGGGTCCTTTCTTGATCACTTTCACGAACAAGTAAGCCATCACCGCGCCAAGCGCCCCATAAATGAGCGTGAAGGCAATCAGGGAGAACAGAATTTGTCCGCCGGTGACGCTTGGCGATACGCTATCCGCGGTCTGCATCAAGCCAAATACCGTCCATGGCTGACGCCCGATCTCCGTCATAATCCAGCCGGAGGTGTTCGCAATAAACGGCAGCGAAATCGACCACAACATGACACGGTAGAACCAGTTGTTTTTGGGGTTCTCAAGCTTTTTGCGCCATGCCAAATACGTTCCGTACATCCCAAGCACGATCATCAAACAGCCGGCGAGAATCATGATCCGGAAGCTCCAGAAGGTCGTCCGTACCGGAGGAATGTAGTCGCCAGGACCATAAGTTTGTTCATATTCGGCCTGCAGCTCGTGCATGCCTTTAACCTCACCGGAGAACTTACTGTAAGACAGGAAGCTCAGCAGGTAAGGAATTTTGATCTCAAAATTGTTCTTCCCATCGTCCGAATCAATATGGGCATACAGCGTCCAAGGCGCAGGGTCACCCGACTTGCCCCACAGCCCTTCGGAAGCCGCCATTTTCATCGGCTGCGTCTTCACCAGGTACTGCGCTTGTTGGTGACCAAACAACGCCGTGGCGAACGAAGCGATCAAGGCCACGATAATGCCGATCGTAAACGATTTTTTGAAGAACGCCACATCTTGACGTTTCATCAATTTATAAGCGCTGACCCCAGCGATCAAGAAAGCTCCTGTGGCAAAAGCGCCCAACACGGTATGCGGGAATTCCACCCACAATTGCCCGTTGCTGATCAAAGCGAAGAAGTCGTTCATTTCTGCGCGGCCGTTGTTGATCCCGAAACCAACCGGACGTTGCATAAACGAGTTCGCGGCCAAAATCCAGAACGCCGAGACGGTCGTCCCTAAAGCAACTAGCCAAATACACAACAGGTGCACTTTTTTGGACAAACGATCCCAACCGAAGATCCACAGCCCAATAAATGTTGATTCCATAAAGAAGGCAAACAGCGCCTCCACCGCCAGCGGCGCACCAAATACGTCGCCAACAAAGCGAGAGTAATCCGACCAGTTCATCCCGAACTGGAATTCTTGGAGAATCCCCGTCACGACCCCTACCGCAAAGTTGATAAGGAACAGTTTCCCCCAAAACTTGGCCATCCGTTTGTATTCTTCTTTGCCCTTCACGACGTACATCGTTTCCATGATGGCGATCAGCACCACCAGGCCGATGGACAAGGGTACGAAGAAGAAATGGAAAATCGTTGTCACCGCAAACTGAAGGCGAGCAAGCACAATCGGATCCAGCATTTCTTTTCCCCTACTTTCAAATAATTATTATCTAATGTGAATTCTATCACTGATCCATGAAAACGAACGGGGAAAAAGTAATAATTTTGTGACAGAAATCACATGAGAAATGTCACAATTCCGAACATGGCCTGAAACCCGCATCAGATCAACGTTTTTTGAGGGTCGTACAATTTATGACATTACTGTGAATGGCCCTTCTTCACGCCATCGAGGAGGTGCATCAGGGTTAACACCGGGTGCCGCCACAGCATCCGCGGTCCGGCAAAAGCCATCACCCGGCGAATCCGCGGCCCGTTGTTCTTAGTCATTGCCATCCGGTCTTGCCACCTTCTTCGTTCCCTGCGTCCGAAAAGCCAGTCTCCATCCCAGCCATGTCCCTGCGATCATCAGCAGCCCGTAGGCCACAACCCCAAACGGAAGCGACGTTGCAAGCCAATGCAGCAAGCCAAATCCGCCGAGCAGCAGCATCAACCCCATGAAAACAAAGGATTGGTTTTGCTGCCCCGCCGCTTCAAAGGGTTCAGAGAAAGGTAGTCCCTTGCGCATGCATAGGAAACAAAGAATCGCGTAAGCAAACATCGCGAGTCCTGCCACAATCAAGTCAGGGATAATGGACGCTCCGAACAGCACGGCAAAAATCGCCGCCTCCACCACATACAAAGGCAGCATAAGCCGAACCAAGCTCGCCAGCAAGGCCCCTTTGTAAATAGACGCTTCGCTGGTGATCGGGGCGGTCCGGTAGATCCAAGCCGCTTTATATCGGGAGGAGTAACGCAGCATCATGATGAGCGTTGGCAGCATAATCCCGCTAAAATAAATGAACAAATACGAACGGGAACCGGAGATCCCTTCCAAGCCCTGATCGAGTCCGTTCGAGAATAAGAAGATGAAAGGAAACACGATAGAGAAGCCCAGGGAAGGGTACACCTTCAGCTTAAACTCACGCTCCGTTCCCAGCATCGACCAGGTGAAACGGAAAAAGGCGCTCTCCTGCGGCGTGGAGCATAGCCTATCGGAGATTCGGCGCAGCATCTTCCCCGACCGCTGCCCGCTCTTCGCGCTGGGTTCTGCCAGCTTCTGCAGGTTCCGCTCCAACGCCGGCATCAGCTTCAGGTACAGCAGGAACGCGGCCAGCGGAACAACGACGGACAGCACCGCCAGACCGGCATACGTCATACCTTCTCCCGGGTGAAGCAGCGTTTGGAAGGAAGCGCCCACCCATACCGGCGGCACCAGGTACTGCCACCACGCCGGCTTGAAGACGATATCCATCTCCGTGAAGTCGAACAGCCGGACCAACACCTGATAACCTACCGCAATCGTGATTGTCATCCCGATTTGCACGTAATTGATCATATCCTTCAGCTTCTCACCGTCAAAAAACCGCAGCACGACCAAATACAACAGCGCGGTTAACACCACGATCAACAGATCCATCAGGATCAGCTCCAGCAGCATCAGAGCAAAGAACCCGATCCCTTGCCGGAATAATCCGACCGCCAGCGGAATCACCGCAATGGCTCCGGTCAAAAAGAACAAATAAATAAAAATATGTACCGTCTTCGCCATCGTGAGCGTGCGGCGGTTGATCGGCTTCGTCGCCAAAATGCTCCGATCCCGAATATCCAGCAGCACCGAGGAGAAATCGGAGATCATCGAAGTCATGACCATAAACATCATAATGCCGAACAAGATGCTCATCTGAAACAGCAGATTGTCCCCCATCAGCACGAACATCGAGCTAAATCCGCCAAACAGGACGTACAACCACAGCGAGCGCAGAAACTGGTTGCTCTCCGCGGTATCCTGTTTCCGCTTCTGATTTGAACTTTTGGCCAGCGTAGGCTTCCTTCTCGCATCCATCGCCAGCTTTACCTGAACGATTCGGCGCATCACCGAATAATCCACGCCCATCTTCTCGAATGCACCACGGAACCGGTCCAACACTAGCAAGCTCTTCATTTCTTCCATCCGCTACACCTCTTGCACGATCGATACAAGCCGGCTGGCAATATCCTGATGCTCATTAAATCCGGTCAACTGGTTGAAGATCTGTTCCAGCGAACCTTCATGGTTCTGGGCCTTTAACTCGTCAAAGCTGCCGTCGGCCACAATGCGTCCTCCGTCCAGCAGGACGATCCGGCTGCTGATCTTCTCGACCACGTCCATGATATGAGAGGAGTAAAAAATCGCCTTGCCTTGCGACGCCAAGAGAGCAAGCACTTCTTTAACGACCATGACACTGTTGGCGTCAAGCCCGCTCAGCGGCTCGTCCAGGAACAGCACGTCCGGATTATGCAGCAGGCTGGAAATCAGCAGCACCTTTTGCTTCATGCCCTTAGAGAACGTCGAAATTCGGGAGTTAAAAACGTCACCGAGGCCAAATTCCGTCATCATTCGCCGGGATTTCATCTCTGCGTCATCGGCGGATAAGCCGTACAGCTCGCCAATGAAGGTCAAGTATTCACATGCCGTCAACGTATCGTAAAGCTCGGCGATTTCCGGGACGTATCCGATACGCTTCTTGTAGCTAACGTCGCCGTCACCGGGATTTTGGCCAAATACCCGGACCTCGCCTTGATACCCTTCGACCAGGCCTAGCATAATCTTGACGGTCGTGCTCTTGCCCGCCCCGTTGGGCCCGATGTAACCGATAATCTGACCCGGATACACCTCCAAATCCACGCCGTTCAGAACGTGATGTCCCCCATAGCTCATGCGCAAATCCGTCAGCTTAATCACTGGATCCTTTGTTGTCATCATCGATTCAACTCCTTTCTACTGCTCTCATTTTACCATACATTTCCTCACGCCCGCGGCTGAAATCTTCACACAAAAAGGCACCTCCCGATCCCAAAAGGTACGGAAGATGCCTTCTTTATATAAAAGGGATATCGATTATCCCTGAGCATTGGATGGAATAAAGCCACTGATATCTACGCCAAGACCTTGCGCCAGGCGCATGCCGTATTCTTTGTCAGCTCGGAAGAAGTTGCACACCGCGCGCAGCTGAACTTGCTCCGGTGTCTGCTTCAAATCGTTCACCAGGTTGGAGATCAAATGATCCTTCTCCTCAGCCGTAAAGCTCCGGTACAGCTCGCCTGCTTGCGTAAAATCATCTGTTTTGGCGATTCTCTCGCGGCCGATATTTCCGCTGACTGGCACTACGCTGTCACGATAGGCCGGATCTTCCTTCGGGCTGGAGTCGAAGCTGTTCGGCTCGTAATTGATTGGAGACGGATCCTGCTTCACGTTCATGAAGCCGTCCCGCTGATGGTTGCGGACCGGGGCATACGGGCAGTTGATCGGGATTTGCAAATAGTTAGCACCAAGCCGGTAACGCTGGGTATCCGGGTAAGAGAACAACCGGCCTTGCAGCAGCTTATCCTCGGACGGTTCGATGCCAGGTACGAGCACGCTTGGCGAGAACGCCGACTGCTCAACTTCCGCGAAGAAGTTCTGCGGATTACGGTTCAGCGTCATCGTGCCGATTTTGATCAAGGGATAGCTGTCTTCCGGCCATACCTTCGTGGGATCCAGCGGATCGAAGCCCCAACGATCCAGATCCTCCACTGGCATGAGCTGTACATTCAACTCCCACTGCGGGAATTCCCCGCGCGCAATATGGTCGTACAGGTCGCGAGTCGCATGATTGAAATCTCGACCTTGTACTTCTTGAGCTTCCGCCGCCGAGAGGTTCTTTACCCCCTGCTTCGTTTTCCAGGTGTATTTGACGTACGTGATCTTGCCTTCGGCATTGATCCACTTAAATGCATGCACGCCAAAGCCGTCCATCTGGCGGTAATTCGCCGGCGTCCCATAGTCCGAGAACACCCAGGTCATCATATGCGTCGATTCGGTGGACAGAGTCATGAAATCCCAATACCGTGCCGGGTCTTGGATGTTCGTGTCCGGAGCTGGCTTCAGCGAGTGCACCATGTCCGGAAATTTAATCGCGTCGCGGATAAAGAAGACCGGAAGATGGTTACCCACCAAATCGTAGTTGCCTTCCTCCGTATAAAACTTCACCGCAAATCCCCGCGGGTCACGCGCCGTTTCCGGAGAGCCTTGCCCGTGAATGACCGTAGAGAAACGGACGAACACCGGAGTTTCGCGTCCTACCTCCTGCAGGAAATGAGCTTTCGTGAACTCCTTCATGCTGCGCTCGGTAACAAATACCCCATGGGCGCCTGCCCCCCGGGCATGCACGACGCGTTCCGGAATCCGTTCGCGGTCGAAATGGCCCAGCTTCTCCAGCAGATGGTAATCCTCCAACAGTGTAGGGCCGCGCTGCCCTACCGTCCGAGAATTTTGATTATCGCCTACCGGAGCTCCCGTATTCGTTGTCAGCCGGTTATCCATGAAATCATCCCTTTCGATTTATTATTACACTAAGACTTATTCTAAAAACTATAATAAATAGTACCATGCCCCCCCTCTAAACTGCATGAAGGTTCCATGAGGGGTTGATGAAGATTGTTCAGCTGCCTTCTTTTTACCCTCCATTATTGAGAATATGGGAGGACCTGCGTGAGTATGTTAATTCTGTGACATCTGTCGTCTGAAGTCATTTGAAAAATGTACCAATTGATGCTATACTCTCCCTGAAATTAGGAAACATTCACCAAAGAAGGAGCGACGCGTCATGGAATTCATCACTTTAAATAATGGTTTACAGATGCCGCAGCTAGGGTTCGGAGTTTGGCAGGTGCCTGATGAGGAGGCTACGGCCGCAGTCGCCAAGGCGCTGGAGGTAGGTTACACCTCCATCGACACGGCGATGATCTACCGCAACGAGGTGGGGGTCGGCAAGGCGATTAAGCAGTCCGGTATCCCTCGTGAGAAGCTGTTCATCACCACGAAAGTATGGAACAGCGACCAGGGTTACGACAGTACGCTCCGAGCTTATGACGAAAGTCTGGCTAGACTTGGTCTCGATTATGTCGATTTGTACTTGATTCACTGGCCGATGCCAAAAGTCGACCGGTACGTGGAAACCTACAAGGCGTTGGAGAAGCTGTACCGCGATGGACGCGTTAAAGCGATTGGCGTATGCAATTTCGAAATCGAGCATTTGGAGCGTCTGCTGAATGAAACGGAAATTAAGCCGGTGTTGAACCAGGTGGAATGCCATCCGCACCTGACTCAGACCGAATTGAAAGCGTTCTGCGCCAAGCATGATATTTACATCGAAGCCTGGAGCCCGCTGGAGCAAGGCGGTGAGGTGCTGACCGATGCGGTGGTGAAGTCCATCGCCGAAGCCCATGGTAAGACGCCGGCACAGGTTGTCCTCCGCTGGCATCTGCAGAACAATACGATCGTGATCCCGAAATCGGTCACCCCGTCTCGGATTGAGGAGAACTTTAACGTGTTCGACTTCCAGCTGTCGGACGCTGAAATGGAGCAGATTAGCGGCTTGAACCTCAATCGCCGCAAAGGCTCGCATCCGAACGACATGTACGTTGGTAAGCCGGAATAAGGCTTCTGTCCAAATACAAAAACGCGGGTTGCCTGAGCGCTCTCAAGCAAACCCGCGTTTTATTTTTCAAATCTATAACTCGACCGTACATAAACGCTTCTGCCAGCAGGACCCCGGCTTTGTCCGCGGCCGCTGCCATTTCCTCCGCCTTGGCGGCCGTCAACGCCAGCGGCTTCTCGCACAATACATGTTTGCCCGCTTCAGCGGCACGAATCGCCCATTCCTTATGCAAGTGGTTCCGTGGTTGTCCCCTTCATTGTACATGTCCGAAGAAGGCAAGTATAGAGCATCCCGACCTGATGAAAAAGGCATGAACGGGGTATAGTAATCCAGAAGAGTCGGATCTATGTGGATCTGCAACCTACCCTATTTCAAGCAAGGAGACGATCAACCTCATGGAAAATCTGCACGAATTCGTCGAGAA
This region includes:
- the cydB gene encoding cytochrome d ubiquinol oxidase subunit II; protein product: MMSLNELWFVLVAVLFVGFFFLEGFDFGVGMSTKFLAKNDMERRVLINSIGPFWDANEVWLLTAGGAMFAAFPNWYATLFSGYYTPLVVLLLALIARGVAFEFRGKVDSGKWKGTWDWAIFLGSLLPPFLLGVVFSGLLKGLPIGEDMEMKAGLFDMVNLYTLIGGITVVMLCLVHGLLFASLRTTGSLQERARKLAHKLLIPLAALFVIFGVLTYFETDVFEVRGLLISLVAVLGVVAFVLAGWFIRKQKDGWAFGMTGAMIALSIAAVFVGLFPRVMVSSISDAFSLTIDTASSGHYSLKVMTIVACSLLPFVLGYQIWSYFVFHKRVHEKEHLEY
- a CDS encoding cytochrome ubiquinol oxidase subunit I, with protein sequence MLDPIVLARLQFAVTTIFHFFFVPLSIGLVVLIAIMETMYVVKGKEEYKRMAKFWGKLFLINFAVGVVTGILQEFQFGMNWSDYSRFVGDVFGAPLAVEALFAFFMESTFIGLWIFGWDRLSKKVHLLCIWLVALGTTVSAFWILAANSFMQRPVGFGINNGRAEMNDFFALISNGQLWVEFPHTVLGAFATGAFLIAGVSAYKLMKRQDVAFFKKSFTIGIIVALIASFATALFGHQQAQYLVKTQPMKMAASEGLWGKSGDPAPWTLYAHIDSDDGKNNFEIKIPYLLSFLSYSKFSGEVKGMHELQAEYEQTYGPGDYIPPVRTTFWSFRIMILAGCLMIVLGMYGTYLAWRKKLENPKNNWFYRVMLWSISLPFIANTSGWIMTEIGRQPWTVFGLMQTADSVSPSVTGGQILFSLIAFTLIYGALGAVMAYLFVKVIKKGPNEIAITSRDQVGDPFGKEGYHVS
- a CDS encoding nitrous oxide-stimulated promoter family protein, producing the protein MAMTKNNGPRIRRVMAFAGPRMLWRHPVLTLMHLLDGVKKGHSQ
- a CDS encoding ABC transporter ATP-binding protein encodes the protein MMTTKDPVIKLTDLRMSYGGHHVLNGVDLEVYPGQIIGYIGPNGAGKSTTVKIMLGLVEGYQGEVRVFGQNPGDGDVSYKKRIGYVPEIAELYDTLTACEYLTFIGELYGLSADDAEMKSRRMMTEFGLGDVFNSRISTFSKGMKQKVLLISSLLHNPDVLFLDEPLSGLDANSVMVVKEVLALLASQGKAIFYSSHIMDVVEKISSRIVLLDGGRIVADGSFDELKAQNHEGSLEQIFNQLTGFNEHQDIASRLVSIVQEV
- a CDS encoding catalase; the protein is MDNRLTTNTGAPVGDNQNSRTVGQRGPTLLEDYHLLEKLGHFDRERIPERVVHARGAGAHGVFVTERSMKEFTKAHFLQEVGRETPVFVRFSTVIHGQGSPETARDPRGFAVKFYTEEGNYDLVGNHLPVFFIRDAIKFPDMVHSLKPAPDTNIQDPARYWDFMTLSTESTHMMTWVFSDYGTPANYRQMDGFGVHAFKWINAEGKITYVKYTWKTKQGVKNLSAAEAQEVQGRDFNHATRDLYDHIARGEFPQWELNVQLMPVEDLDRWGFDPLDPTKVWPEDSYPLIKIGTMTLNRNPQNFFAEVEQSAFSPSVLVPGIEPSEDKLLQGRLFSYPDTQRYRLGANYLQIPINCPYAPVRNHQRDGFMNVKQDPSPINYEPNSFDSSPKEDPAYRDSVVPVSGNIGRERIAKTDDFTQAGELYRSFTAEEKDHLISNLVNDLKQTPEQVQLRAVCNFFRADKEYGMRLAQGLGVDISGFIPSNAQG
- a CDS encoding aldo/keto reductase yields the protein MEFITLNNGLQMPQLGFGVWQVPDEEATAAVAKALEVGYTSIDTAMIYRNEVGVGKAIKQSGIPREKLFITTKVWNSDQGYDSTLRAYDESLARLGLDYVDLYLIHWPMPKVDRYVETYKALEKLYRDGRVKAIGVCNFEIEHLERLLNETEIKPVLNQVECHPHLTQTELKAFCAKHDIYIEAWSPLEQGGEVLTDAVVKSIAEAHGKTPAQVVLRWHLQNNTIVIPKSVTPSRIEENFNVFDFQLSDAEMEQISGLNLNRRKGSHPNDMYVGKPE